Below is a genomic region from Sphingomonas phyllosphaerae.
TCCAGATCGGGGTTTACCCGCACCGCCAACCGCGGCACGATCCCCAGTCGCTCACCCGCTGCCAAGGCACGTCGCGCCTCGCCAGCGGATTCGAGGTTGATCGTCGCGCCTGCCGTGATCGCCGCCGCCAGTTCGTCGTCGCGCTTGCCCGGCCCGGCGAAGCTGATCGCGGCACCCGGTTTCACGGCCAGCGCGCGCGCAAGCTCGCCCGCCGAGGCGACGTCAAGCCCGTTGACCAGCGGTGCCATTCGCTCCAGCAAGGCCGGCAACGGATTGGCCTTGATCGCATAATGCAGGTCGATTTCCGCCGGCATCGCCGCGCGGAACCGCGCCACCTGCGCGGCGACCAGCCCGGCGTCATAAACGAACAGCGGCGCACCGTGCGCGGCGACCAACGCTGTCGCATCATGCCCGCCGATCATCAGCGCGCCGCGCTGCGCGGCGAACGCGGGCGGCAGCGGCCCCATCGGCTTCATGCGCGCCGCTCCATCACCGCAGCGGCGATCGCCGCGCGATCCAGCTTGCCATTGGCGTTGCGCGGCAGCGCCGCGTGCCAGTCGATCCGCGCCGGCTGCATGTAGGCGGGCAACTCGCGCTTCAACCGACCCCGCAACGCCACCTCAGATGCCCCATCGCCCCGCGCGACCAGCACAATGGCTTGCCCCAGCCGTGCGTCGGGCACCCCGACCGCCACCGCCTCGGCAGTCTCCGGTCCGGCCGTCGCCGCTTCCTCGATCTCCTGCGGGCTGATGCGGTGTCCGGCGCTCTTGATCATCTCGTCATCACGTCCGACGAACCGCAGCAACCCGTCGCGATCCGCCACCACCGTGTCGCCCGACCAGACCGCCGTCCCGCCGTAATGCGACCCCGCCGGCGCCGGTCGAAAGCGCAGCGCGGTGCGCTCGGCATCGCGCCAATAGCCCTGCGCCACCAAGGGTCCGGCATGGACCAGCTCGCCCGGCTCCCCCGCCGCCGCGAGCGTCCCGTCGCGCCGCACCACCAGCACCTCGGCGAACGGCACCGCGCGCCCGATCGAATCGGGATGCGCATCGACCAGCGCGGGGTCGAGAAAGGTCGAGCGAAACGCTTCGGTCAGCCCGTACATCGGGAACAGTTGCGCCGCCGGAAACCGCGCGCGCAACGCCCGCACCATCGTCGCCGTCAGCGCGCCGCCCGAATTGGTCAGCCGCCGCAACTGCCCCGCCACCTCCGCCGGCCAGTCGCTCTCCAGCAGCTGCGTCCACAGCGGCGGCACCCCCGCCAGCGTCGTCGCCCCGACCCGCGCCACCGCCTTCACCACGTCGCGCGGCGTCAGATAGTCGAGCGGCGCGACGCACGCCCCCGCCGACCAGCTCGATAGCAACTGGTTCTGCCCGTAATCGAACCCGAGCGGCAACACCGCGAGCACCCGGTCGTCGGGCGCGATCTCCAAATAGTGCGCGACCCCGATCGCCCCCAGCCACAGGTTCGCATGGCTGAGCATCACCCCCTTCGGCCGGCCGGTCGACCCCGAGGTATAGAGCAAGGCGACCAAAGCATCGGGATCGGCGGCCGACGGCGGCAACGGATCACCCGCCCCGGCATCGGTCACGACGCGGCAACCGTCAGGCACATCATCCGTCTCCAGCGTCGCTGCCCGCGTGTCCTGCGTCAGCAGCAGCGCCGCGCCGCTATCGGCGAGGATATGCGCGACCTGCGCGCGCCGCAGCACCGGATTGACCGGTACATGCACCAGCCCCGCGCGTGCCGCCGCCAAAGGCATCCAGCACGCCACCCGCGTCTTCGGCAGCCACGTCGCGACCCGCGCGCCCGGCGCAAGTCCCAGCCCCGCCAGCCACCCCGCCAGCCGCGCCACCGCGTCTTCGGCGTCGGTAAAAGCGACCACCCCCTCGCGATCGATCAGCGCGGGCGCGTGCGCTTCCCCACGCAACACATGGTCGATCGGGCGCGGCGTAGCATCAGGGGACACCATGTGTTTGGCTTCTAGGCTCAGGCGTTGCGGAATCCACCCCTTGCGCCTAACGCGACGCCGGCTTGCCGCCGGATCAATGCGGCAAAGGTGGAGGTTGCGTGATTCCCGAAGGCACGAGCGAAATCGAGACGACCGTGCGCGCGGTGCTGGTCGACGTGCTGGCGCTCGACCCGGCACGCGTCGCCGCCTTCCACGCCGACACGCCGCTGTTCGGCGCGCTGCCCGAACTCGACTCGATGGCGGTGGCGGGCGTGCTCACCGAGCTGGAGGACCGGCTCGGCATCGTCATCGAGGACGACGAGGTCGACGGCGAGATGCTGGAAACGTTTGGCGCGCTGGTGACCTTCGCGGCCGGCAAGGCGCTGGTCTGAGATTGATCGTCATCCCCGCGAAGGCGGGGAGCCAGAACCTCTGACCTCGCGACCCTTGCGAAGACCCGCGCGTCTGGGTTCCCGCCTTTGCGGGAATGACGTTTGTTCGTCGCCCCGGCCTTGAGCCGGGGCCCCGCTTCTTCCTCTCGCCACCGGACAAAAAAAGCGGGACCTCGGATCAAGTCCGGGGCGACGAGGAGTCGATCACTCCGCCGCTTCCTTGACCGCCTCGAACTCCGCCGCCGCGAGGAACCGCTCGGCATCCAGCGCCGCCATGCATCCGGTCCCGGCCGCAGTGACCGCTTGGCGGTACACCTTGTCCATGACGTCGCCGCACGCGAACACGCCCGGCACGCTGGTGCGCGTCGAGCCTGTCTCGACCGCGATATAGCCGTCCTCGTCAAGCGCGAGATGCCCGCGGAACAGCTCGGTCGCCGGATGGTGCCCGATCGCCACGAACCCGCCCTCGACATCGATTCGCGACGGCGCGCCGGTGACGGTGTCCTCCAGTTCGAGCGCGACCAGCCCGGCAGTCCCGCCGCCGTCGACAAATTCGCGAACTTCCTTGTTCCACAGCACCTTGACGTTGGGATGTGCGAACAGCCGCTCCTGCAGGATCCGCTCGGCGCGCAGCGTGTCGCGGCGATGGATCAGCGTCACGTCGTCGCTGTGGTTGGTCAGGTACAGCGCCTCCTCGACCGCGGTATTGCCGCCGCCGATCACCGCCACCTTCTTGCCGCGGTAGAAGAAGCCGTCGCACGTCGCGCACGCGCTGACGCCCTTGCCCTTCATCGCGTCCTCACTGTCGAGCCCCAGCCACTTGGCCTGCGCGCCGGTCGCGATCACCAGCACCTCGCCTTCGTAGACGTCGCCGCCATCGCCGATCAGCCGAAACGGGCGCGACGTCAGGTCGACCGCGACGATCGTGTCCCACATCAGCCGCGTGCCGACATGCTCGGCTTGGCGCTGCATCTGCTCCATCAGCCACGGCCCCTGGATCACCTCCTTGAAGCCGGGATAATTCTCCACGTCGGTGGTGGTGGTCAGCTGGCCGCCGGGCTGGATGCCCTGCACCACGATCGGCGCCATCCCGGCGCGCGCGCCATAGATCGCGGCGGACAGCCCGGCCGGGCCCGAGCCCAGGATCAACATGCGAGTCGAATGTGTCGTCATGCGCGCGATGTAGGATGGCGCGTCGCGCAAGGGAACCGCGCGCGTTGCACCCCGCGCCAAGTCCTGCTTTGGTCCCGCGATGACCGACTTTAGCGCCTTGCTTCAGCCCGATCGCGGCCAGCCCGCCCGCGACATTCACGTCGTCCACCCCGATCGTTTCGCCGACTGGCTGGCCGCGCAGCCGGTCCGCGTCCGCACCGCGGTCGCCGCCAACAAGGTCACCGGGCGCGCCGGCAATCGCGCGATCCTGCCGGGCGAGGCGGCGGACGACTGGGCGATGCTGCTGGTCTGCGACGAGCCGCTCGACTCGCCGTGGCGGATCGCCTCGCTCGCCGACACGCTGCCCGAGGGCACGTACCGGCTCGCGGACGGCGGCGCGACCGGTGCGGCGGGGCTCGGCTGGCTGCTCGCGCAGCATCGCTTCACCCGCTATCGCAAGGTCGAGCCCGCCGCACCGCGCGTCCTGCTCACCAGCGACGTCGCCGCGATCGACGAAACCGTCCGCCTCGCCGCCGCCACCGCGCGCGTCCGCGATCTGGTCGACACCGGCGCCAGCGATCTCGGCCCGGCCGAGCTGGAGGCGGAGGCCGATGCGCTCGCCGCGCAGCATGGCGCGACCGTCACCGTCACGCGCGGCGACGCGCTCGCCACCGGCTATCCGATGATCCACGCGGTCGGTCAGGCGGCGAGCAAGGACCGTGCGCCGCGCCTCATCGAGCTCGAATGGGGCGACCCCGCCGCCCCGCGTGTCGCGTTGGTCGGCAAGGGCGTGTGTTTCGATTCGGGCGGGCTCGACATCAAGCCGTCATCGGGGATGCGGCTGATGAAGAAGGACATGGGCGGCGCCGCGCACGCGCTCGCGCTCGCTGCGCTGGTGATGCAGGCGCGGCTGAAGGTGCGGCTCCACCTGCTAATTCCGGCGGTGGAGAATGCCATCGCCGGCAACGCCTTCCGCCCCGGCGACGTGCTGACGACGCGCAAGGGGCTGACCGTCGAGAACACCAACACCGACGCCGAAGGCCGGCTGATCCTCGGCGACGCGCTGACCAGGGCGGTCGAGGGCGCGCCCGACCTGCTGATCGACTTCGCGACGCTGACCGGCGCGGCGCGCGTCGCGCTCGGGCCGGACCTGCCCGCGACCTTCGTACAGGACGAAACGCTGGCGACGGAGCTGCTCGCGGCAGGGACGGCGGTCCACGATCCGCTGTGGCGGCTGCCGCTTTGGGACGGCTATGACGACATGCTCAAGTCGGACGTCGCCGACATGGTCAACGCCCCCGACGGCGGCTTCGCGGGTTCGATCACCGCGGCATTGTTCCTCCGCCGCTTCGTGCCCGCGAGCGTGCCGTGGGCGCACTTCGACACCTTCGCGTGGCGCCCGTCGCCGCGTCCCGGCCGACCGAAAGGCGGCGAGGCCTACGGCCTGCGCGCGACATGGGCACTGCTGAAGAAAAGGTTCGCCTGATAGGGTTACGTCATCCCGGACTTGATCCGGTATCCCGCTTCTTTTTGCCCCGCCGCCGAAAAGAAGAAGCGGGACCCCGGATCAAGTCCGGGGCGACGTGGAGAGAGCACATGTCAGCCCCCCGTCGCCCCTGCGCAGGCAGGGGCCCATGTCTGTCTCGCGCCGCGTAAGGTCTGACACACGAACCAACGCCCATGTGTCAAACCGCCCGGGAAACGACACAGCCATAGGCCCCTGCCTCCGCAGGGGCGCTATACAGACGCCACCTTATCTGACCGCAGCACCCTCACCCCGCCGCCTCGATGATCGGCACGAACTTCGCCGCGGTCAGGCTCGCCCCGCCGACCAGCGCGCCATCGACATCCGGCACCGCCATGATCTCGCGCGCATTGTCGCCGGTCACCGACCCGCCGTACAGGATCCGCACGCCGTCCGCCGCTTCGCCGATCAGCTGCCGCATCTTCGCGCGCGCGATCGCATGGATCGCGGCAATCTCGTCCAGCGTCGGCGTGCGCCCGCTCCCGATCGCCCAGCGCGGCTCATAGGCCAGCGTCAGCCAGTCGCCATGCGCCTGCTCGGGCAGCGACTTCTCGATCTGCGCCTGCACCACGCGCTCTGCGCGACCGGCATCGCGCTCCGCTCCCGTCTCGCCGCAGCACAGGATCACCGACAAGCCCTGGCGCCGCGCCGCCGCCGCCTTCGCCCACGCATCCTGGCTGGTTTCGTTCTGATACTCGCGCCGCTCCGAATGCCCGACGATCGTGAACCGCGCCCCCGCCTCGCGCACCATGGCCGCCGAGACGCTCCCGGTATAGGCGCCGCTGTCCGCCTCGTGGACGTCCTCGGCCCCGATCGCGAGCCCCGGCACCCGCTGGGCGGCCGGCGCGATCAGCGTCGACGGAACGGCGATCGCGACATCGACATCGGGGTGCGCCGCCGCCACCGCCGCCACCGCGTCCAGCTCCGTCAGTAGCGCTAGATCGCCGTTCATCTTCCAATTGCCCGCCACCAGCTTGCGCCGCACCGTCATTCTCCTACTCGCTTGTTAAACCTGTTATACGACCGTGCGGCTTGATGCCAGCCGGACCTGTGCCTAAAGCGGCGAGCTTCACTCCTGTCCCGGTCTGCCTCTTCCATGCTCAGCTTCCTCCGCGGCATCATCCATTCGAAGGTCGGCATGATCGTCACCTTCGGCATCCTGATCGTGATCGCGCTGGCGTTCGCGGCCGGCGACGTTACCGGTCTGGCGAGCGGCGGTGGCATCCTCGGCCACCCGCTGGCGGCGGTCGACGGCGAGAAGGTGACCGCGGACGACATCCGCCGCCGCGCGCAGGACGAGATCCGCGCCGCGCGCCAGCAGCAGCCCGATCTCGACATGGCGACCTTCGTGCGCGCCGGCGGCGTGGAGAGCCTCATCACCCGCTCGCTGACCGGGCTGGCGCTGGAGACGTTCGGCGAGGAACAGGGAATGCGCGTCAGCCGCGCCCTCGTTGGCAGCGAGCTGAAGGCGA
It encodes:
- a CDS encoding leucyl aminopeptidase family protein codes for the protein MTDFSALLQPDRGQPARDIHVVHPDRFADWLAAQPVRVRTAVAANKVTGRAGNRAILPGEAADDWAMLLVCDEPLDSPWRIASLADTLPEGTYRLADGGATGAAGLGWLLAQHRFTRYRKVEPAAPRVLLTSDVAAIDETVRLAAATARVRDLVDTGASDLGPAELEAEADALAAQHGATVTVTRGDALATGYPMIHAVGQAASKDRAPRLIELEWGDPAAPRVALVGKGVCFDSGGLDIKPSSGMRLMKKDMGGAAHALALAALVMQARLKVRLHLLIPAVENAIAGNAFRPGDVLTTRKGLTVENTNTDAEGRLILGDALTRAVEGAPDLLIDFATLTGAARVALGPDLPATFVQDETLATELLAAGTAVHDPLWRLPLWDGYDDMLKSDVADMVNAPDGGFAGSITAALFLRRFVPASVPWAHFDTFAWRPSPRPGRPKGGEAYGLRATWALLKKRFA
- the trxB gene encoding thioredoxin-disulfide reductase; protein product: MTTHSTRMLILGSGPAGLSAAIYGARAGMAPIVVQGIQPGGQLTTTTDVENYPGFKEVIQGPWLMEQMQRQAEHVGTRLMWDTIVAVDLTSRPFRLIGDGGDVYEGEVLVIATGAQAKWLGLDSEDAMKGKGVSACATCDGFFYRGKKVAVIGGGNTAVEEALYLTNHSDDVTLIHRRDTLRAERILQERLFAHPNVKVLWNKEVREFVDGGGTAGLVALELEDTVTGAPSRIDVEGGFVAIGHHPATELFRGHLALDEDGYIAVETGSTRTSVPGVFACGDVMDKVYRQAVTAAGTGCMAALDAERFLAAAEFEAVKEAAE
- the tpiA gene encoding triose-phosphate isomerase, with amino-acid sequence MTVRRKLVAGNWKMNGDLALLTELDAVAAVAAAHPDVDVAIAVPSTLIAPAAQRVPGLAIGAEDVHEADSGAYTGSVSAAMVREAGARFTIVGHSERREYQNETSQDAWAKAAAARRQGLSVILCCGETGAERDAGRAERVVQAQIEKSLPEQAHGDWLTLAYEPRWAIGSGRTPTLDEIAAIHAIARAKMRQLIGEAADGVRILYGGSVTGDNAREIMAVPDVDGALVGGASLTAAKFVPIIEAAG
- a CDS encoding AMP-binding protein, with translation MVSPDATPRPIDHVLRGEAHAPALIDREGVVAFTDAEDAVARLAGWLAGLGLAPGARVATWLPKTRVACWMPLAAARAGLVHVPVNPVLRRAQVAHILADSGAALLLTQDTRAATLETDDVPDGCRVVTDAGAGDPLPPSAADPDALVALLYTSGSTGRPKGVMLSHANLWLGAIGVAHYLEIAPDDRVLAVLPLGFDYGQNQLLSSWSAGACVAPLDYLTPRDVVKAVARVGATTLAGVPPLWTQLLESDWPAEVAGQLRRLTNSGGALTATMVRALRARFPAAQLFPMYGLTEAFRSTFLDPALVDAHPDSIGRAVPFAEVLVVRRDGTLAAAGEPGELVHAGPLVAQGYWRDAERTALRFRPAPAGSHYGGTAVWSGDTVVADRDGLLRFVGRDDEMIKSAGHRISPQEIEEAATAGPETAEAVAVGVPDARLGQAIVLVARGDGASEVALRGRLKRELPAYMQPARIDWHAALPRNANGKLDRAAIAAAVMERRA
- a CDS encoding acyl carrier protein gives rise to the protein MIPEGTSEIETTVRAVLVDVLALDPARVAAFHADTPLFGALPELDSMAVAGVLTELEDRLGIVIEDDEVDGEMLETFGALVTFAAGKALV